A region from the Arachis ipaensis cultivar K30076 chromosome B01, Araip1.1, whole genome shotgun sequence genome encodes:
- the LOC107647621 gene encoding uncharacterized protein LOC107647621, producing MVVKTKIGQSHIQDLEEIFAQIRKYSMRLNPEKCAFGVKGGKFLGFILTSRGIEANPEKCQAILDIHSPKTTKEVQRLTGRLAALSRFLPCLAFKSFNFFQCLKKSAKSFSWDDKCEEAFLGLKQFLSKPPVLQKPMLDDPLYLYLSVTDMTISSVLITENNKDQQPVYFVSKSLQNAELRYPKLEKLVLALIFSARRLRPYFQSHTVIVRTAHPLRQILSKPELAGRLIKWSIELSEFDIQFQPRRSVKSQCLADFVAEFTSTSSEERSPLWTLFVDGASNPQGAGAGVLLESSDGIVLEYSLRFSFKASNNQAEYEALIARLREQNHRVDVLSKLATTQAHTATLLQSTLDKLSIESATILTTLSKESWQEPYIQYLRHGSIPKEIGDKSKFRRQASFFTLLNNTLYRRGYSRPLLKCLDRSEADLLLAKAHEGICGIHCGARSLAQKVLRAGFYWPTIWEDSRRKVRTCDNCQKHSPIINMPAEHLHHSVVSWPFNRWGIDILGPFPTAPRQVKFLVVAIDYFSKWIEVQPLAKITSSQMISFVWKHIICRFSIPSHIVTDNGRQFANNTFKEFLQNLKIKQHFSSVENPQSNGLAEAANKVILQVLKKKLDNAKGLWAELIPEVLWAYNTTVHSTTKETPFWSTDLKQ from the exons ATGGTCGTCAAGACAAAGATTGGCCAATCCCATATACAAGACCTTGAGGAAATATTTGCACAAATCAGAAAATATAGTATGCGGCTAAACCCCGAGAAGTGTGCCTTTGGTGTGAAAGGCGGAAAATTCCTCGGATTTATTCTAACAAGTCGGGGTATTGAGGCAAATCCAGAGAAGTGCCAAGCAATACTCGATATACACAGTCCGAAGACGACGAAAGAAGTTCAAAGGTTAACAGGCAGATTAGCGGCATTGTCAAGATTCTTGCCGTGCTTGGCGTTCAAATCTTTTAACTTTTTTCAATGTTTAAAGAAAAGTGCGAAGAGCTTTTCTTGGGATGACAAATGTGAAGAAGCATTTTTGGGTTTGAAACAGTTCCTTTCCAAACCACCTGTTTTGCAGAAACCAATGCTCGACGACCCATTATATCTATATTTGTCTGTTACTGATATGACCATTAGTTCTGTTCTTATTACAGAAAACAACAAAGACCAGCAGCCAGTCTACTTCGTCAGCAAGTCATTACAAAATGCAGAACTTAGATATCCAAAACTTGAAAAGCTCGTCCTGGCACTAATTTTCTCTGCGAGACGACTCCGACCTTATTTTCAGAGTCATACAGTCATTGTCAGAACAGCACACCCACTTCGGCAGATACTTTCTAAACCTGAATTAGCAGGACGACTAATTAAATGGTCTATTGAACTCTCCGAGTTCGACATACAATTCCAACCTAGGAGATCTGTTAAATCGCAATGTTTAGCCGACTTTGTGGCCGAATTTACCAGCACTTCATCCGAGGAAAGAAGTCCGCTCTGGACCTTGTTTGTTGATGGCGCTTCAAACCCTCAAGGAGCTGGAGCAGGAGTACTGCTAGAAAGCTCGGATGGTATAGTTCTCGAATATTCTCTCAGATTTTCATTCAAAGCCAGcaataaccaagcagaatacgaagccCTCATAGCTAGGCTCAG AGAACAAAACCACAGAGTCGATGTTTTATCAAAACTAGCAACAACGCAAGCACACACTGCTACACTTTTACAATCAACTTTAGACAAACTGAGCATTGAATCAGCCACCATTTTGACCACTTTGAGTAAAGAAAGTTGGCAGGAACCTTACATTCAATACCTCCGCCATGGTTCCATTCCGAAGGAAATTGGAGACAAGAGTAAATTCAGAAGACAAGCTTCTTTTTTTACCTTGTTAAATAACACTCTGTATAGGCGAGGTTATTCTCGACCATTGTTAAAATGCTTGGATAGGTCAGAAGCAGATCTTCTCTTAGCCAAGGCCCACGAAGGGATCTGTGGCATACACTGTGGAGCTCGGAGCCTAGCACAGAAGGTTCTCCGAGCAGGTTTTTATTGGCCGACAATATGGGAGGACAGTAGGCGCAAAGTCAGAACCTGCGACAACTGTCAAAAACACTCGCCGATCATTAATATGCCTGCTGAGCATCTTCATCATTCAGTGGTAAGCTGGCCGTTCAATCGATGGGGGATAGATATCCTCGGTCCTTTCCCCACTGCTCCAAGACAGGTGAAATTTTTAGTAGTTGCAATAGATTACTTTTCTAAATGGATTGAGGTGCAGCCGCTGGCAAAAATCACATCATCACAAATGATAAGTTTTGTTTGGAAACATATAATTTGTAGATTTAGTATACCAAGCCACATCGTAACTGATAATGGTCGGCAATTTGCTAATAATACTTTCAAGGAATTTTTGCAGAATTTAAAGATAAAACAACACTTCTCTTCTGTGGAGAATCCGCAGTCCAACGGCCTGGCAGAGGCCGCTAATAAGGTCATCTTGCAAGTATTAAAGAAGAAGCTCGACAATGCAAAAGGGTTATGGGCCGAACTTATTCCTGAAGTGCTATGGGCATATAACACTACAGTCCATTCAACGACCAAGGAAACCCCGTTCTGGTCTACGGATCTGAAGCAATGA